TCCGCTACCACTGGCGTTTCGGGCATTGCCAGCGACTTCTACTACTCTGATGTTGTTCCGGTATCAGGGAACCCGGTTACTGTGGAGATTGTTGCCCAGGTGGACTCAGCCCGTTTCGGAAGAATCATTTCCAGCAAGTTTCTCACGATTTCGCCTCCCTAACCAACTGGAGAAAACGAGAGAATGAAGAAGTTGTTATGTCTGTTCGTTACCGCTGCCGTCCTGGCTCCACTCGCCGGTCAGGATGACGGGGAATTCACCAAGGGCGGCACGTCCGCAGCCCAATTCCTGAAGTTCCCCGTGGACGCTCGCTCGTCTTCCCTGGGTGGTACGCATTCGGGAATCTACGGGGATGTGGCTTCCCTTCACTGGAATCCCGCGGGGATCGCCGCAATCGACAGGTTTGCTTTGGCTGTTTCCTATTTCGATTTGTTCGTGGGAATCAAACATTCCTTCCTCGGTTTTGTCACCAAGGTGGGAGGAAGCGGTGCCATTGGTATCAGTGCAATCGTTCTCAGTTCAGGGGTAATTGAAGAGACGACGATTGATGAGCCTGAGGGGACAGGTGCAATATTCAGCGTGATGAACTATGCACTGGGTCTGAGCTATGCAAGGTACATGACACAGTGGCTGATGCTCGGTGCAACGGTCAAATACGTAAGAGAAGACCTCTGGCACGAGACAGCACAGGCAGTGGCAGTTGACATCGGATCGGTCCTCGAAACAGGGATATGGGGCATGAAGCTGGGAATGAGCGTCTCTAACCTGGGACCGGATATGACACTTGAAGGTCAAGATCTCCTCCTACCGCTGGAGCAGCCCGGATTTACTGATGCCAGAGGGGCTAGACTCAAGACCGAAGCTTGGCCATTACCATGGAGATTTCAGGCGGGCGTGGCGGTGGACATCATTGGTGGATCCAACCAGACCTTTTCCAGTGACGTTTCCCGCGTCACGGTGCTGAGCCAGTACGAAGAAGTCAATGACGCAGGGACCAGGGGCAATTTTGGAATTGAATACCAGTGGAACAAGATGGTGTCAATCAGGACAGGATATTTCTCCGGATACGATACCGCAAGACTTTCCTACGGTCTCGGTGGATCCTTCAGTATGGGAACTAACCAGTTGCAGCTCGACTACGCCCTGGTCGATTTTGCCAGATTGGGCTATGTTCACCAGACCACTCTGGGCGTGAAGTTTTAGCCTGATTAATTCATGAGTACTCGTGAATTAATCACCCTTCCCCGCATTCTGCGGAATCTTCCACGGGCCACATGTTTCGATAACTTTCGGAACTGCCTGCCTGGCGGTCAGACAGGCGGGGTTAACCCCACCACAGGCAGCCTTCGGTGACAGGTTAGAGCTGCCGCGATATTTCTGTTTTATCCACTCTCGCTGTTTGCCTGCCAATACATACTTTAAAAGGAGGAGTCATCATGCATGTCTTTAGTTTGAGTTTCGCTGTCATTCTATTCTTTAGTGTCATGGCCTCTGAAGCGTCAAAACAAAAACCCCCGGTTGGCAAGGTCAGTCCAAAACGTTTGGAAGAACATGGGAATGTCCGGATTGACAATTACTACTGGCTGAAGGAACGGGACGACCCAGAGGTCATCAGCTACCTTGAGGCAGAGAATGAGTATACCGAAGCCGTCATGGCCCACACGGAGAAGTTCCAGGAGTTTCTCTTTGAAGAAATCAAAGGGAGAATCAAGCAGACAGACATTTCCGTTCCATACAGACTGGATGATTACTACTATTATTACAGGTACGAAGATGGAAAAGAGTATCCTATCCACTGCCGTAAGCGGGACTCTCTTGATGGACCTGAGGAGATAATGCTTGATGTCAATCTGGTGGCCAGGGGACACGAATTCTGTTCCGTTCGAGGACGTGAAGTGAGTTCGGGACAGAATATTCTCGCTTTTGCCGTTGACACGATCGGTCGGCGCAAATACACAATCCATTTCAAGAACCTTGATAACGGGGAGGCGTACGGGGACGTGATCACAGAGGTCAGCGGAAACTTGGCGTGGGCAAACGACAACAAAACTCTGTTCTACGCCAAACAGGATTCCCTCACCCTCCGGTCGTATCAGATATACCGCCACGCTCTGGGGACGGACGTATCCCAGGATGAGCTGGTGTACGAGGAAAAAGACGAGACGTTTTCGAGTTATGTGTGGAGAACGAAGTCGAAAAAGTATCTGATGATAGGCTCTTTCCAGACTCTGAGTCATGAATACAGATTCCTGGACGCGGACGATCCCTCAGGTGAATTCAAGGTGTTTCTGAAACGCGAGCCTGATCATGAGTACGATGTGGATCATTTTCAGGACAAGTTTTACATTCGAACGAATTTCCGTGCCAGGAATTTTCGTCTTATGGAGACACCAACGGAGAAAACGGGCAGAGAAAACTGGAGGGAGCTGATCCCGAACCGGGACGATGTATTCTTGTCGGGATTCACCCTTTTCAGGGATCACCTGGTACTCCAAGAGAGGAAGAAAGGACTGGTTCATATTCGCATCGTACCGTGGAGTGATGAGGAAGAACATGATCTTGATTTCGGCGAACCGGCCTACCTGGCGTACGTGGCTAATAATCCTGACATGAATACTCCTGTTCTCCGGTACGGGTATACCTCGATGACCACACCGAATTCCGTCTTTGATTACAACATGGAGACACGTGATAAGACGCTGATGAAACGGGACGAGGTGTTGGGTGGTTTCGATTCCAACAATTATGAAACGCTGCGTCTGTTCGCTACGGCGGATGATGGCATCGAGATTCCCATATCCATCGTCTACCGCAAAGGCAAGAAGAATGGCGGCAATCCACTGCTGTTGTACGGATACGGTTCATACGGAGCAAGCATGGATGCGACTTTCAGCTCTCCAAGACTGAGTCTTATAGATCGAGGTTTCATCTATGCCATCGCCCACGTGCGGGGAGGACAAGAGCTTGGACGTGCGTGGTATGAGGATGGGAAGCTGTTGAAGAAAAAGAATACGTTTACCGATTTCATCGCATGCGCAGAATATCTCATCCAGGAAGGGTACACCAGTTCAGATGAATTGTATGCCATGGGTGGGAGCGCGGGAGGATTGCTGATGGGTGCGGTTGTTAATATGGCTCCAGATCTATTTAACGGAGTTGTGGCCAGGGTGCCTTGGGTTGATATCGTTACCACCATGCTTGACTCGGAAATTCCTCTTACCACGAGTGAATATGACGAATGGGGAGATCCCAATGATAAGAAATACTACGACTATATGTTGTCCTACTCTCCTTACGATAATGTTGTGGCCCGGGACTATCCAAATCTTCTGGTAACGACGGGATTGCACGATTCCCAGGTCCAATACTGGGAGCCTGCAAAGTGGGTCGCCAAGCTGCGGGCAGTGAAGACAGACGGCAATAGGCTCCTCTTAAAAACCAACATGCAAGCCGGACACGGGGGACGTACCGGTAGATACAAGCGCTATGAGGATACCGCGTTCATCTATGCCTTCCTCCTCGATCTTGCGGAAATTACCAAATGATGTGAAAGGCTTTCACCCTGGGCTATTCTAGAAAAGCGGAATCTTGGTCAGAACGAAACTGATCCGGGCATTCTCAACCTTTGCCGCCCTTATGGTGACAACTGGTTTCGCCAGTGGAGCGGTGGAGGGTACAGTTCTGGATGGTGAGACTTCTAAGCCAATCGTGGGAGCCAACGTAGTGATTCTGGGTACTGATCAGGGAGGAACGACGGATGGGGAAGGGAGGTTCAAGATTGAATGGGAAGGTGTATACCCCGTGACCCTTCTAGTCTCACATATTGCCTATGATTCGAAAGAAATGGATATTCTATTTCCTGGATCAGTGACCGTTTCACTGGCGTCGAAAATCCTGAGAGGTGAGGAGGTTTTCGTAGTCGGAGAGAGAACCCGATCCCAAAGGGAAGTCTCAACGGCCATGGATGTTGTGGAAATTGAATCGATCGAAAGCCAGGGAGCGCGGGATGTGGGCTCCGCCCTCAGGAGAATTAGCTCTCTCTATGTGGATCAATCGAGTTCCGGCGCGCAGACGGTGAGTATTCGCGGGAGTAACGCCAACGAAGTGGCCGTTTATCTAGATGGAGTCAAAATCAACAGTGCAAATACGGGTGTGGCGGATCTTTCACAGATCGATCTCTATTCCATTGACCGAATCGAGGTGCTGAGAGGAGGAAATGCCTATCTATTTGGCCAGGGGAATCTCGGAGGGGTCTTGAATCTGTCATCCCACAGCCTGGCTGAAAACGATTTCTCTTTCGACTGGGGGGAGGGACTTTCTTTTGACGATGATCTGGATCTTTCTGTGGGCGGCTCCCGCGTCTTGGGACCTCTGGCATTTGGGGGGAGGTTTTCGGGGCGATATCGTGCCTACGAAGGCCGAACGCTCACGGCTTCCGGTTTTAGCAGTCTATTAGGGGATCTGGATTTTTCGAAAGGAAAAACAAGGGCAAGATGGTATCGGCTGCAAAATGCCCTCACCTATCCTTCGGGCAAAGTTGCATCCGGAGATCAACAAACGGTGGGAAGTGTCCATTACACCGGTAACATACTTGGCACCAGTGGCTGGGAGCTGTTCTCCGGGAATCGCAGCTGGTTTGAGGTGAACAATTTTTTTGTCAACATGAACCAGGAATTGGACGACAAAACCGTTTCTTACAGGATTGGCAAGTCCTTGCATCTCCGGATTCTGGAGGCCAGTTTTCAGATAGAGAGGGAAGATCAGACATTCACGGCAGACAGGACGTTCAGAAACCCTGACCGGAACACATACACGGACAGCGACAACGAACTGTCACGTCTGTCGGATGGATTAGTTCTCGCGACACGTTGGATGAATCAAAACGAAGAGGCCGCGCTTCTTCGCTTTCACGTGGAGGTAAGCGGCCGGTTCGACAGGATCGTGACCCATCGTCGGCAGCAGCAGGTGACCTCTTCTGCGTCCGGTGTTCGTGGCAGTCCCGAACAAAATTCCGCGCGGGGAGTTTCTAAGTTTCTCAACAAACGGATTGGCTTTCGGATGGAAGGTCTTAGCGACAGGTTTCGTTATGCTCTGTTTGCAGGGCAGGGAAGCAATCACAGGCCGCCCACTCTGAACGATCTCTTCATCCAGGCAAATACGAGTTCGGATTCACTGCGCAACGCCCCTCTAGCAGCGGAATACTTGAACACCTCCGAAATAAATCTTGAAGTTGCTCTGGTGGATATTCCAACAATTCCCATTCTGTTTGCGCTTGAAGCCAAGGGGGCCTATTTCAAAAACAACTATGATAACAAGATCGGCTACAAGGATCTGAAGGGGAGGTTCGAGGAACCCCCTGTGCCATATAATGAAGCTAATGCAGATATCAACGGATTTGAGCTTAGTCTTGCAGCATCAGCCTGGGGCGGAAAGTTTCGACTGCAGGCGAGTGCCATAAGGCTCAATATTGAAAATCTGACCCTGTTTCCCAATAAACCTGATCATCGATATGTGGTGGCCGCGGACTGGAATCTGGACTGGCTTTCAGTGAGCTTTGATCACTTCAGGGAAGGAGAGAGATTTGTCATCGGCAAAGGATTTTCACGCCTCATAGAACCGAGGAAGAATGCCAATCTCAATGTTACTGTGAACCGGAATATTGGGAGTGTGCATCTGAGCTTGTCTTATACGTTACGAAACCTGCTGTCAATGAAAAAAAAAGGCCAGAGCTCCGAACTGGACATTCTCTTCTTCAACTACTACGACGAATACAGGCAGATACTCACGCTGAGGGCTAGACTATGACCCGACGACATCGAGTGGTATTCGGCCTTCTTGCGGTGATGTCGGGACTGGGCGTTCTCATGGTCTCGTGTGATAATCCGTTTATGCCGGAACTGTCGAAAGATGAGGATTTTTTCGAGCTCGATCACGATTTTGAGGGAGGTCCGCGGATTTTGAATGACGTTCCTATCACGCTCACCTGGACGGAAGTCACCATTCCGGATTTCAAAAGTTTTACGGTCTACCGGACTGCGGTTGGTAGCGCCAAAGAGTACTGGGTAGTAAGGAGAGAGATTGTGAATCCACTGGTGGTGAGTTATACAGATACCATTGATGATGATGAGACATTTCAGTACAAGGTTCGAATTGAGGATAACAGCGGAAACTACAGAGAGGTTGAAACAGACCTCATTAAGCTCCGGACGACGCATATCGTGGTCCCTGATGAATACCAGGCGCTGCAGGAAGCGTACAATACACCTTTTATCGACGATGGAGATACCATTTATGTCAACCCCGGAACCTACGTTCATCCATTTAAATTCTTGGGTAAAGACGTATTTATCAGGAGTGTAGCTGGAAGGGAGGAAACTGTGCTGAAGCGTGGAGGCACGGTGTTCTCCATGAACCGTGGAGTTTTGAGCGGTTTTACCATTACCCGGGGCTCGGTAGACCTGCACGGCACAGCCCGGCTGGAGGACTGCCTCATTACAGGGATCTACACGTTTGACATATCGTTGGGGGATGGATACAACGAACGATCGGCGGTCACGGTTCGTGACAGCGCCGAGCTGAGGAACTGCGTGATTGAGGATAATACCAAGCGTCCCTTCTGGGGGGAAGGCGGCGGCAACGGCGGTGGTGTGAGCATTCATGACCGTGCCAGGCTCCGGAATTCCCGAATCACTAACAACTGGTCGGGCAACCGAGGGGGCGGTCTATCCATTCACGGTGAGCCGACTCTGACAAACTGTATCATAGACAATAACTACGCCTTGAACGGGGGTGGAGGAATCCTCGTCGATGCTACGTCCAGCCCGACTATTGTAAATTGCGTGATCGTTGGAAATGAATCGGGGCTTCATAATGATCAATGGAGTCAGGCGCGGGGAAAAGGCAATATTTATATAATGAATAGTATTGTGGGTAAAGGGGGGACCTACCGGTACGGAGGTGGAGAAGGTGTCCTCTGGAGAAACGCATCGTACAGCGCCATCGCCGGTGAAACAGAGGGTATGGGTAACATCGATACCCTTCACCCACGTTTTGTCGATTTCAGCGGAGCCGATTTTCATCTGAAGGACGATTCTCCCTGCATCGATACCGGCAACCCCGCACCGGAATACAACGATCCCGACGGGTCAAGTAATGACATGGGCGCGTACGGAGGACTGTTTGGTGATGCATGGTAAAGCGGTGGTAGATAAACCGATAGACGACGCGCTGAAACAGAGAATTCTGAAAGCTCAGAAGATTGAAATCACTGAGTATATCATTTACGGAAAACTCTCCCGATCGGAAATGGTTGCCCACAACAGGGATGTCCTCGATCGCATATCCTCTGACGAGCTCAGACACTACAATTTTCTCAAGGAACACTCCCGGGAGGATGTGAAGCCCAACAGGTGGATGATCGTGAAGTACTATCTCATCGCGAGAATACTCGGTCTCACCTTCGGATTGAAGCTCATGGAAAGGGGGGAGGAGAGAGCTCAGAAGAATTATGAGGCAATGATGGAAATCATGCCGTCGGCCGAGATGCTTGTCCGGGAGGAAATCGAACATGAGAGAGAATTGATAGATTTGATCGATGAGGATCGGCTCAGGTATGTGGGATCCATGGTTCTCGGATTGAACGACGCACTGGTGGAACTCACCGGGGCTCTTGCGGGATTCACGCTTGCCCTGCAGAACACGAGGCTTATTGCCATGGTGGGAATGGTTACAGGGATTGCAGCGTCCCTCTCGATGGCCGCCTCAGAATACCTCTCCACCAAAACGGAAGAGGATGCCAGAAATCCATTGAACGCCGCCGTCTATACCGGTCTTGCCTACATCGTAACGGTGATATTTCTCATTTTCCCGTACTTGGTCTTTTCCGA
The Candidatus Neomarinimicrobiota bacterium genome window above contains:
- a CDS encoding TonB-dependent receptor yields the protein MVRTKLIRAFSTFAALMVTTGFASGAVEGTVLDGETSKPIVGANVVILGTDQGGTTDGEGRFKIEWEGVYPVTLLVSHIAYDSKEMDILFPGSVTVSLASKILRGEEVFVVGERTRSQREVSTAMDVVEIESIESQGARDVGSALRRISSLYVDQSSSGAQTVSIRGSNANEVAVYLDGVKINSANTGVADLSQIDLYSIDRIEVLRGGNAYLFGQGNLGGVLNLSSHSLAENDFSFDWGEGLSFDDDLDLSVGGSRVLGPLAFGGRFSGRYRAYEGRTLTASGFSSLLGDLDFSKGKTRARWYRLQNALTYPSGKVASGDQQTVGSVHYTGNILGTSGWELFSGNRSWFEVNNFFVNMNQELDDKTVSYRIGKSLHLRILEASFQIEREDQTFTADRTFRNPDRNTYTDSDNELSRLSDGLVLATRWMNQNEEAALLRFHVEVSGRFDRIVTHRRQQQVTSSASGVRGSPEQNSARGVSKFLNKRIGFRMEGLSDRFRYALFAGQGSNHRPPTLNDLFIQANTSSDSLRNAPLAAEYLNTSEINLEVALVDIPTIPILFALEAKGAYFKNNYDNKIGYKDLKGRFEEPPVPYNEANADINGFELSLAASAWGGKFRLQASAIRLNIENLTLFPNKPDHRYVVAADWNLDWLSVSFDHFREGERFVIGKGFSRLIEPRKNANLNVTVNRNIGSVHLSLSYTLRNLLSMKKKGQSSELDILFFNYYDEYRQILTLRARL
- a CDS encoding PorV/PorQ family protein, translating into MKKLLCLFVTAAVLAPLAGQDDGEFTKGGTSAAQFLKFPVDARSSSLGGTHSGIYGDVASLHWNPAGIAAIDRFALAVSYFDLFVGIKHSFLGFVTKVGGSGAIGISAIVLSSGVIEETTIDEPEGTGAIFSVMNYALGLSYARYMTQWLMLGATVKYVREDLWHETAQAVAVDIGSVLETGIWGMKLGMSVSNLGPDMTLEGQDLLLPLEQPGFTDARGARLKTEAWPLPWRFQAGVAVDIIGGSNQTFSSDVSRVTVLSQYEEVNDAGTRGNFGIEYQWNKMVSIRTGYFSGYDTARLSYGLGGSFSMGTNQLQLDYALVDFARLGYVHQTTLGVKF
- a CDS encoding VIT1/CCC1 transporter family protein produces the protein MHGKAVVDKPIDDALKQRILKAQKIEITEYIIYGKLSRSEMVAHNRDVLDRISSDELRHYNFLKEHSREDVKPNRWMIVKYYLIARILGLTFGLKLMERGEERAQKNYEAMMEIMPSAEMLVREEIEHERELIDLIDEDRLRYVGSMVLGLNDALVELTGALAGFTLALQNTRLIAMVGMVTGIAASLSMAASEYLSTKTEEDARNPLNAAVYTGLAYIVTVIFLIFPYLVFSDYFFCLAFTIFNAILVILVFTFYVSVVREISFRNRFVEMATISLGVAFLTFWIGFLIRRILGVEL
- a CDS encoding S9 family peptidase; this encodes MASEASKQKPPVGKVSPKRLEEHGNVRIDNYYWLKERDDPEVISYLEAENEYTEAVMAHTEKFQEFLFEEIKGRIKQTDISVPYRLDDYYYYYRYEDGKEYPIHCRKRDSLDGPEEIMLDVNLVARGHEFCSVRGREVSSGQNILAFAVDTIGRRKYTIHFKNLDNGEAYGDVITEVSGNLAWANDNKTLFYAKQDSLTLRSYQIYRHALGTDVSQDELVYEEKDETFSSYVWRTKSKKYLMIGSFQTLSHEYRFLDADDPSGEFKVFLKREPDHEYDVDHFQDKFYIRTNFRARNFRLMETPTEKTGRENWRELIPNRDDVFLSGFTLFRDHLVLQERKKGLVHIRIVPWSDEEEHDLDFGEPAYLAYVANNPDMNTPVLRYGYTSMTTPNSVFDYNMETRDKTLMKRDEVLGGFDSNNYETLRLFATADDGIEIPISIVYRKGKKNGGNPLLLYGYGSYGASMDATFSSPRLSLIDRGFIYAIAHVRGGQELGRAWYEDGKLLKKKNTFTDFIACAEYLIQEGYTSSDELYAMGGSAGGLLMGAVVNMAPDLFNGVVARVPWVDIVTTMLDSEIPLTTSEYDEWGDPNDKKYYDYMLSYSPYDNVVARDYPNLLVTTGLHDSQVQYWEPAKWVAKLRAVKTDGNRLLLKTNMQAGHGGRTGRYKRYEDTAFIYAFLLDLAEITK
- a CDS encoding right-handed parallel beta-helix repeat-containing protein yields the protein MTRRHRVVFGLLAVMSGLGVLMVSCDNPFMPELSKDEDFFELDHDFEGGPRILNDVPITLTWTEVTIPDFKSFTVYRTAVGSAKEYWVVRREIVNPLVVSYTDTIDDDETFQYKVRIEDNSGNYREVETDLIKLRTTHIVVPDEYQALQEAYNTPFIDDGDTIYVNPGTYVHPFKFLGKDVFIRSVAGREETVLKRGGTVFSMNRGVLSGFTITRGSVDLHGTARLEDCLITGIYTFDISLGDGYNERSAVTVRDSAELRNCVIEDNTKRPFWGEGGGNGGGVSIHDRARLRNSRITNNWSGNRGGGLSIHGEPTLTNCIIDNNYALNGGGGILVDATSSPTIVNCVIVGNESGLHNDQWSQARGKGNIYIMNSIVGKGGTYRYGGGEGVLWRNASYSAIAGETEGMGNIDTLHPRFVDFSGADFHLKDDSPCIDTGNPAPEYNDPDGSSNDMGAYGGLFGDAW